In the Rhinopithecus roxellana isolate Shanxi Qingling unplaced genomic scaffold, ASM756505v1 contig2714, whole genome shotgun sequence genome, tatgtctatatctttttttttttttaacaggcttaattcactttatttttcttgtatgaaaagcctatgttgtagccacagctggagcctgggtccgctgcacggagactctggtgtgggtcttgacaaggtggtcagtgaattcctgataggtagacttggtaaacacagtctccttccacaggtcaggggtcaggtagctgtaggtcttagagatggcatcaaaggtggccttggcgaatttgcccagggtggcagtgcagccccgggctgaggtgtagcagtcatcaataccagccatcatgagcagcttcttgggcacaggcgctgagacgatgccagtgcccctgggtgcagggatgaggcgcaccagcacagagccacagcggcctgtcaccttgcaagggacggtgtggggcttgccgatcttgttcccccagtagcctctgcgcaccgggacaatggagagtttggccaggatgatggccccacggatggcggtggccacctccttggagcacttaacacccaggccgacgtggccattgtagtccccgatagcaacaaacgccttgaacctggtgcgctgaccagcacgggtctgcttctgcaccggcataatcttcaaaacctcatctttgagagaggcccccaagaaaaagtcaacgatctcagattccttaatgggcagagagaagaggtagatctcctccagggacttgatcttcatgtccttgaccaagcggcccagcttggtgacgggcatccactgcttatcctcggccttgcctccgcgagctccgcggcctcggccccgaccccgtccacGGCCAAGACCCcgccccggatgccactgccgaaacctccgcggaagacaccgcggttccccatctcagggccaccagggcctccggaccaccccgctgcaccggcgtcatccgccatttggtgttttctcagagaagaagcttatgtctatatcttatacacatatctattatatctattatgtctatatttcatacctatacctattatatctattatgtctttattttatatctatatctattatatctattatgtctatattttataaatatattgattatatctattatgtctatattttatgcctatatcttttatatcaattttctttatattttatacctatttcaattctgtctatattttattcctatatctataatatctattatgtctatattttatacctatatctattatatctattatgtctatattttatacctatatctattatatcgattatgtctatatcttatacatatatctattatatctattatgtctatattttatacctatatctattatatctattatgtctatattttatacctatatctattatatgcattatgtctatattttatacctataattgttaaatctattatgtctgtattttatacctatatctattatgtctatattttatatctatatctattatatctattatgtctatattttttacctatatctattgtatctattatgtctgtatcttatccatatatttattatatctattatgtctatatttcatacctatacctattatttctgttatgtctatatttgttatctatatctattatatctattatgactatatctgatacctatatctattatatctattatgtctatattttatacctatatttattatatctattatgtctatattttatacctatatctattgtatctattatgtctatatttcatacctatatctattatatctattttgtctatattttatacctggatctattatatcgattatgtctacatcttatacatatatctattatatcaattatatctatattttttacctatatctattatatctattatgtctatattttatacctacatcttttatatccattttgtctatatattatacctatttcaattatgtctatattttattcctatatctattatatctattatgtctatattttatacctatatctattatatctattatgtctacattttatacctatatctattatatcgataatgtctgtcgtatacatatatttattatatctattttgtctatattttatacgtatatctattatatctgttatgtctatattttatactgatatctattatgtctatattttataactatatccattatatctactctgtcaatattttattcctatatctattatatctattatgtctatatttcatacctatacctattatatctactctgtctatattttataccaatatctatcatatctattatgtccatattttatacctatatcaattatacctattatgactatattttatatctttatctattatatccataatgtctatattttataccaatatgtattatatctactatgtctgtattttatacctttatctattatatctaatatatcaatgttttatacctatatctattaaatttattatgtctatattttatacctatatctattatatctatattttgtacctgtatttgttatatctattatgtctatattttatagctctatctattatatctattatgtctatattttatacctctatctattatatctattatgtttttattttataactatatcttttatacctattgggtctatattttatacctatatctattatatctattatgtctatattttatacgtatatctatttatctattatgtctatattttatacctgtatctattatatctattatgtctatattttatacctgtatctattataactattatatctatattttatatctatatctattatatctatattttatacttacgcctataatatctattaagtctatattttatacctatgtctgttatatctattatgtctatattttaaacctatacttattatatctcttatgtctacattttatacatctctctattgcatcttttatgtctatattatatacctatatctattatgtcaattatgtgtatattttaaacctgtatcttttatatctatattttatgcctatatcaattatatctatattttattcgtatatctattatatctattatatctatattttatacctatatctattatatctgtatttcatacctttatctattatatccattatgtctgtattttgctcctatatctattatgtctatattttacctatatgtattctaactattatgtctatatttgatacgtatatctattatatctattctgtctatattttatacctatatatattataactattatgtctatattttatacctatatctattatatctattatgtctatattttataccgatatttattatgtctattttgtatacctatgtttattatatgtattatgtctatattttatacctatacgtattatatctatatgtctatattttatacctatatctatatctattatgtctgtattttatacctatatctattatgtctatgttttaaacctatatctattatatcttttatgtctatattttatacctatatctattatgattattatgtctatattttacctctagcaatagtatctattatgtctataatttatacatctatctattatgtctattatgtcgtcCTTTGTacctctatgcattatatatattatgtcaatattttatacctatatctgttatatctattatgtctatattttatacttatctattatacctattatgtctatatttaatacctatatctattatatctattatgtctgtattttacctctgtctattatatctattatgtctataatttatacatctatctaatatgtctattatgtctatatgttatacctttatctattatatctattatgtctatattttatacctctatctcttttgtctattgtgtcgatattttatacctctatctattatgtctatattttatacctttatctattatatctattatgtctgtatcaattatatctattatgtctatattttatacctatatctattatatctattatgtctatatttcatacctatatctattatatgtattatatctatattttatatctatatctattatgtccgtattttatacctatagctattatatctatattttgtacctatatcgagtatatctattttatctatattttacacgtatatcaattatatctattatgtctatattttataactatatctattatatctattatgtctatgttttatacctttatctattatttctattatgtctatattttatacctatatctattgtatctattatgtctaaatattgtacctatatctattacatctatattttatacctatatctattatatctattatgtctatattttacacctatatcttttatatctattatgtctaaatactatacctatatctattatgtctatattttatacctatatctattataactattatgtctatattttataactatatattatgtctatatataaacctatatgtattatatctattctgtgtatattttatacgtatatttattatatctttatgtctatattttatacctatatctattatgtctatatcttatacctatatccattatatctattatgtctatattttatacctatatctattatatctattatgtctaaatattatacctatatctattatgtctatattttgtacgaatatctattatgtctatatttcatacctacatctattatatctattatgtctatattttatacctatatctattatgtctattatgtctatattttatacctttgtcttttatgtctatattttatacctatatctattttatctattatgtctatattttatacttatatttattatatctattatgtctatattttatacctatatctattatatctattatgtctctactttatacctatatctattatgcctatattttatacctatgtctattgtatctattatgtctatattttatacttatatcttttgtatctattatgtctatattttataactatatattatgtctatatataaacctatatgtattatatctattctgtgtatattttatacgtatatttattatatctttatgtctatattttatacctatatctattatgtctatatcttatacctatatccattatatctattatgtctatattttataactatatctattatatctattatgtctaaatattatacctatatctattatgtctatattttgtacgaatatctattatgtctatatttcatacctacatctattatatctattatgtctatattttatacctatatctattatgtctattatgtctatattttatacctttgtcttttatgtctatattttatacctatatctattttatctattatgtctatattttatacttatatttattatatctattatgtctatattttatacctatatctattatatctattatgtctgtattgtatacctatatctagtatgtctattatgcctatattttatacctatgtctattgtatctattatgtctatattttatacttatatcttttgtatctattatgtctatattttataccgatatctattatatctattatgtctctactttatacctatatctattatgtctatattttatacctgtatcgattatatttattatgtctatattttatacctatatctattatatcacttatgtctatattttataagtatatctattatatctatatcttatacctatatctattatatctattgtgtgtatatttcctacctatatctatcaaatctattatgtctctattttatacctatatttgttgtatcttttttttttattatactttaaattctagggtacatgtgcataacgtgcaggtttgttacatatgtatacttatgccatgttggtgtgctgcacccatcaactcctcagcacccatcaattcatcatttatatcttgtataactccccaatgcaagccctccctcctcccacctcccccctccccatgataggcccctgtgcgtgatgttccccttcccgagtccaagtgatctcattgttcagttcccacctatgagtgagaacatgcggtgtttggttttctgttcttgtgatagtttgctaagaatgatggtttccagctgcatccatgtccctacaaaggacgcaaactcatccttttttatggctgcatagtattccatggtgtatatgtgccacattttcttaatccagtctgtcacagatggacatttgggttgattccaagtctttgctattgtgaatagtgccgcaataaacatacgtgtacatgtgtctttgtagtagaataatttataatcctttgggtatatacccagtagtgggatggctgggtcatatggtacatctagttctagatccttgaggaattgccatactgttttccataatggttgaactagtttacaatcccaccaacagtgtaaaagtgttcctatttctccacatcctctccaacacctgttgtttcctgacttcttaatgattgccattctaactggtgtgagatggtatctcattgtggttttgatttgcatttctctgatggcgagtgatgatgagcattttttcatgtgtctgttggctgtatgaatatcttcttttgagaaatgtctgttcatatcctttccccactttttgatggggttgtttgtttttttctcgtatatttgtttgagttctttgtagattctggatattagccctttgtcagatgagtaggttgcaaaaattttctcccattctgtaggttgcctgttcactctgatggtagtttcttttgctgtgcaaaagctctttagtttaattagatcccatttgtcaattttggcttttgctgccgttgcttttggtgttttagacatgaagtccttgcccatgcctatgtcctgaatggtactacctagattttcttctagggtttttatggtattaggtctaacatttaagtctctaatccatcttgaattaatcttcatataaggggtaaggaaaggatccagtttcagctttctacttatggctagccaattttcccagcaccatttattaaatagggaatcctttccccatttcttgtttctctcaggtttgtcaaagatcagatggctgtagatgtgcggtattatttctgaggactctgttct is a window encoding:
- the LOC104663161 gene encoding 40S ribosomal protein S2-like, with the translated sequence MTPVQRGGPEGRGARGGKAEDKQWMPVTKLGRLVKDMKIKSLEEIYLFSLPIKESEIVDFFLGASLKDEVLKIMPVQKQTRAGQRTRFKAFVAIGDYNGHVGLGVKCSKEVATAIRGAIILAKLSIVPVRRGYWGNKIGKPHTVPCKVTGRCGSVLVRLIPAPRGTGIVSAPVPKKLLMMAGIDDCYTSARGCTATLGKFAKATFDAISKTYSYLTPDLWKETVFTKSTYQEFTDHLVKTHTRVSVQRTQAPAVATT